A single genomic interval of Burkholderiales bacterium harbors:
- a CDS encoding zinc ABC transporter substrate-binding protein, whose protein sequence is MNRFLALLALALYLGLPAAAAAKIDVFACVPEWASLAQELGGDKVSVYQATTARQDPHRVEARPSLVARMRSADLIVCTGADLEVGWLPVLLQTSGNRKVQRGQPGHFLAADFVDKLEVPTVLDRAEGDIHPQGNPHIQLNPHHIAKVAAELSRRLAQIDPANAVYYAARGEDFQKRWREAIRRWEHEAAGLKALRLVGYHKGATYLCDWLGMKEVANLEPKPGMPPSAAHLASLLSSLQSQPADAIIRMAYNDPKAPQWLSQRTGIPVVELPFTVGGTPAAKDLFGLFDDTLARLRKATGR, encoded by the coding sequence ATGAACCGCTTTCTGGCATTGCTGGCGCTCGCGCTCTATCTCGGGTTGCCGGCGGCGGCCGCCGCGAAGATCGATGTCTTCGCCTGCGTGCCGGAATGGGCGTCGCTCGCGCAGGAGCTGGGCGGGGACAAGGTGTCGGTCTATCAAGCGACTACCGCCAGGCAGGATCCGCACCGCGTCGAGGCGCGCCCCAGCCTGGTGGCGCGCATGCGCAGCGCGGATCTCATCGTGTGCACCGGCGCGGACCTGGAAGTGGGCTGGCTTCCGGTGCTGCTGCAGACTTCCGGCAACAGGAAGGTGCAGCGCGGTCAGCCGGGACATTTCCTGGCTGCGGACTTCGTCGACAAGCTCGAGGTCCCGACCGTGCTCGACCGCGCGGAAGGCGACATCCACCCGCAGGGCAACCCGCACATCCAGCTCAATCCGCACCACATCGCCAAGGTCGCCGCCGAGTTGTCCAGGCGCCTTGCGCAGATCGACCCGGCCAATGCCGTCTACTACGCAGCGCGCGGTGAGGATTTCCAGAAGCGGTGGCGCGAAGCGATCCGGCGCTGGGAGCATGAGGCCGCCGGGCTGAAGGCCCTGCGCTTGGTCGGCTACCACAAGGGCGCAACCTATCTGTGCGACTGGCTCGGGATGAAGGAAGTGGCGAACCTTGAACCCAAGCCGGGCATGCCACCCAGCGCGGCCCATCTGGCAAGCCTGCTGTCCAGCCTGCAATCGCAACCGGCCGATGCGATCATTCGCATGGCATACAACGATCCGAAGGCGCCGCAATGGCTGTCCCAGCGCACCGGGATCCCGGTGGTGGAACTGCCCTTCACCGTGGGCGGGACGCCGGCGGCGAAGGATCTGTTCGGCCTGTTCGACGACACCCTTGCGCGGCTGCGCAAGGCCACCGGCCGCTAG
- a CDS encoding metal ABC transporter permease, with protein sequence MAELELSILIPALLAGLLVTATHVPLGMQVLARGIVFIDIAIAQIAGVGVIAADLLGFEPRGFAVQLSALSAALLGAALLTWTDKRWPQAQEAIIGSVFVLAATLEILLLAGNPHGGEYLRDMLVGQILWVGTEQLTVVAILTAAICLVWFGLGEERIGRIGFYGLFGLAVTASVQLVGIYLVFSSLIIPALAMRNAQTHRLLKAYAIGALGYGLGIVASVLTDLPTGPVIVWAMALIAIIASSLERSAPAAPLR encoded by the coding sequence ATGGCTGAACTGGAGCTGAGCATCCTGATTCCGGCGCTGCTCGCCGGTCTGCTGGTGACAGCGACCCACGTGCCGCTGGGCATGCAGGTGCTCGCGCGCGGCATCGTGTTCATCGACATCGCGATCGCGCAGATCGCCGGCGTGGGCGTGATCGCAGCCGACCTGCTCGGCTTCGAGCCGCGCGGCTTCGCCGTGCAGCTCTCCGCTTTGAGCGCGGCGCTGCTGGGTGCAGCCTTGCTCACCTGGACCGACAAGCGCTGGCCGCAAGCGCAGGAAGCGATCATCGGCTCGGTGTTCGTGCTGGCCGCCACCCTGGAAATCCTGCTGCTCGCCGGAAATCCTCACGGCGGCGAGTATCTGCGCGACATGCTGGTCGGTCAGATCCTCTGGGTGGGCACCGAGCAGCTGACCGTGGTTGCGATCCTCACGGCCGCCATTTGCCTGGTCTGGTTCGGTCTGGGCGAAGAGCGCATCGGCCGCATCGGCTTCTACGGCCTGTTCGGGCTGGCGGTCACCGCCTCGGTCCAGCTCGTCGGGATCTACCTCGTGTTCTCCAGCCTCATCATCCCCGCACTGGCGATGCGCAACGCGCAGACGCATCGGCTGCTGAAGGCCTATGCGATCGGCGCGCTCGGCTACGGTCTGGGCATTGTCGCTTCGGTGCTGACCGATCTGCCGACCGGTCCGGTGATCGTGTGGGCCATGGCGCTGATCGCGATCATCGCGAGCAGCCTGGAGAGATCCGCGCCGGCCGCGCCGTTGCGCTGA
- the hslV gene encoding ATP-dependent protease subunit HslV: MNDTFHGTTILSVRRGRQVALGGDGQVTLGNVVLKASARKVRRLHNDSVLAGFAGGTADAFTLFERFEAKLDKHQGNLLRSAVELAKDWRTDRILRRLEAMLAVADRESSLIISGNGDVVEPEQGLVAIGSGGPYAQAAARALLENSDLAPREIVKRALTIAGDICIYTNQNHVIEVLE, from the coding sequence ATGAACGACACTTTTCACGGCACAACCATTCTGTCGGTCCGACGCGGTCGCCAGGTCGCGCTGGGCGGCGACGGACAGGTCACGCTGGGCAACGTGGTATTGAAAGCTTCGGCCCGCAAGGTCCGGCGGCTGCACAATGACAGCGTGCTGGCCGGCTTCGCCGGCGGCACGGCCGACGCCTTCACCCTGTTCGAACGCTTCGAAGCGAAGCTCGACAAGCATCAGGGCAACCTGCTGCGCTCGGCGGTGGAACTGGCCAAGGACTGGCGAACCGACCGGATCCTGCGGCGTCTGGAAGCGATGCTGGCGGTCGCCGACCGCGAGTCCTCGCTCATCATCTCCGGCAACGGCGACGTGGTCGAGCCCGAGCAGGGGCTGGTGGCCATCGGCAGCGGCGGCCCCTACGCCCAGGCCGCGGCCCGCGCGCTGCTGGAGAACAGCGATCTCGCGCCGCGCGAGATCGTCAAGAGGGCGCTCACGATCGCGGGCGATATCTGCATCTACACCAACCAGAATCATGTGATTGAAGTGCTCGAGTAA
- the hslU gene encoding ATP-dependent protease ATPase subunit HslU — protein MSSMTPQEIVHELDKHIVGQDKAKRAVAIALRNRWRRLQVAEPLRQEITPKNILMIGPTGVGKTEIARRLARLADAPFIKVEATKFTEVGYVGKDVDTIIRDLVEIAVKQTREKETRKVRHRAEELAEERILDILLPPARDTGFGAAESAVDSSTRQKFRKKLREGELDDKEIEIDVATVQAQMEILAPPGMEELTAQIQSMFQNLGGARKRRRKLKIREAFQLLAEEEAAKLINDEEIKLRALALAEQNGIVFIDEIDKITSRQEVHGAEVSRQGVQRDLLPLVEGTTVSTKYGMVRTDHILFIGSGAFHLSKPSDLIPELQGRFPIRVELSSLTVNDFERILTSTDACLTRQYEALLETEGVKLDFRPDGIRRLAEIAWEVNEKTENIGARRLYTVMEKLLEEVSFDAGRPSAGTVVIDAAYVDARLKELAAREDLARYVL, from the coding sequence ATGTCTTCAATGACTCCACAGGAAATCGTCCACGAACTGGATAAGCACATCGTCGGCCAGGACAAGGCCAAGCGCGCCGTGGCGATCGCGCTGCGCAACCGCTGGCGCCGGCTTCAGGTCGCCGAGCCTCTACGCCAGGAGATCACGCCGAAGAACATCCTGATGATCGGTCCGACCGGCGTGGGCAAGACCGAGATCGCGCGCCGGCTCGCGCGGCTGGCGGACGCCCCGTTCATCAAGGTCGAAGCGACCAAGTTCACCGAAGTGGGCTACGTCGGCAAGGACGTGGACACGATCATCCGTGACCTGGTCGAGATCGCGGTGAAACAGACGCGGGAGAAGGAAACCCGCAAGGTGCGGCACCGCGCCGAAGAACTTGCGGAAGAAAGGATTCTGGACATCCTTCTGCCGCCGGCGCGGGACACTGGCTTCGGCGCTGCGGAAAGCGCGGTCGACTCGTCCACCCGGCAGAAGTTCCGCAAGAAACTGCGCGAAGGCGAGCTGGACGACAAGGAGATCGAGATCGACGTGGCCACCGTGCAGGCGCAGATGGAGATTCTGGCGCCGCCGGGGATGGAAGAACTCACTGCCCAGATCCAGAGCATGTTCCAGAACCTGGGCGGCGCCCGCAAACGGCGACGCAAGCTGAAAATCCGCGAAGCGTTCCAGCTGCTTGCAGAAGAAGAAGCCGCCAAACTGATCAACGACGAGGAGATCAAGCTGCGCGCATTGGCGCTCGCCGAACAGAACGGCATCGTCTTCATCGACGAGATCGACAAGATCACCAGCCGCCAGGAAGTGCATGGCGCGGAAGTTTCCCGCCAGGGCGTCCAGCGCGACCTGCTGCCGCTGGTCGAGGGCACCACGGTGTCGACCAAGTACGGCATGGTGCGCACCGACCACATCCTGTTCATCGGCAGCGGTGCCTTCCACCTCTCCAAACCCTCGGACCTCATCCCGGAGCTGCAGGGTCGCTTCCCCATCCGGGTGGAACTGTCGAGCCTTACGGTGAACGACTTCGAGCGGATTCTGACTTCGACCGACGCCTGTCTGACCCGCCAATACGAAGCGCTGCTGGAAACCGAGGGCGTAAAGCTCGATTTTCGCCCCGACGGCATCCGCCGCCTGGCCGAGATCGCCTGGGAAGTCAACGAGAAGACCGAGAACATCGGCGCGCGCCGGCTCTACACGGTGATGGAGAAGCTGCTCGAGGAAGTCTCTTTCGACGCCGGGCGCCCGAGCGCAGGCACCGTCGTCATCGACGCTGCTTACGTCGACGCCCGGTTGAAGGAGCTGGCGGCCCGCGAAGACCTCGCCCGTTACGTCTTGTAG
- the glgP gene encoding alpha-glucan family phosphorylase, with amino-acid sequence MARGTVFQIEVNPRIPRRLRRLEELAGNLWYSWDHATRTLFARLDTSLWSAVGHNPKAFLKRVDEQKLIDAADDPVFLGNYNRALSAYDTYHGEPLRRNGSEWLRQTDLVAYFCAEFGFHESLPIYSGGLGILAGDHCKSASDMRLPFIGVGLLYRQGYFHQTIDSEGNQNALYADSDFDDLPVSPVVLEDQSTQLQIQVELPGRNVQVRVWKVHVGHVTIYLLDTDHEDNSAEDRNITHRLYGGDRKTRIEQEIVLGIGGVRALGAIGLKPTVWHINEGHPAFLILERARALVQQGLAFDAALEAVAANTVFTTHTPVPAGHDHFDEQTIRTYLGHVEKDLGLPVGDLMAFGRVGQSHEFNMTALAIRGSRFQNGVSRVHGSVSSRICAPLWPELDPEENPIGHVTNGVHVPTFLAPDWADQFEKVLGFDWPSRMLDQAYWHQIEQMPDHLFWSIRQSLKTQMLHLVRHRVTRQHFRNRGSEAHLDRLLRLADPANPNILTIGFARRFATYKRALLLFENLDWLRQIVEDPARPVLFLFAGKAHPADTPGQDLIRRLTQVCKMPEFEGKLLVIEDYDLRLARRLVRGVDVWLNNPLYPMEASGTSGMKAGINGVINLSVLDGWWEEGYDGTNGWAIKPVSERLDEARRNFEESRTLYELLQDQVIPLYYKRSDTGYSVEWVRMAKRSMASLLPRFNSIRMVNEYVSRFYLPAARQGRRYAESAFEGARRIAEWKARVRRAWPKVSLRRLDSAPKRMSFGDSLRFEVAVNLDGLRPEDVAVELLISRPADEQHKERAYRFEATGMHTEQGEYRYALELQPELCGRLEYRIRVYPHHELLTHPFEMGMMRWL; translated from the coding sequence ATGGCAAGAGGGACCGTTTTTCAGATCGAAGTCAATCCGCGCATCCCGCGCCGCCTCCGGCGGCTGGAGGAGTTGGCCGGCAACCTGTGGTACAGCTGGGATCACGCCACGCGTACCCTGTTTGCGCGGCTGGACACGTCGCTTTGGTCGGCGGTCGGTCACAACCCCAAGGCGTTTCTGAAGCGGGTCGACGAACAGAAGCTGATCGACGCCGCCGACGACCCAGTCTTCCTGGGCAACTACAATCGCGCGCTCTCCGCCTACGATACCTATCACGGCGAGCCGTTGCGGCGTAACGGCTCCGAATGGCTGCGGCAGACCGATCTGGTCGCCTACTTCTGTGCGGAGTTCGGCTTTCACGAGAGTCTGCCGATCTATTCCGGGGGTCTGGGCATTCTTGCCGGAGACCACTGCAAGTCGGCGAGCGACATGCGGCTGCCGTTCATCGGCGTGGGACTGCTCTACCGTCAGGGTTACTTCCACCAGACCATCGACAGCGAAGGCAATCAGAACGCGCTGTATGCCGACTCCGACTTCGACGACCTTCCAGTCAGTCCGGTGGTTCTGGAAGACCAGTCCACACAACTGCAGATCCAGGTCGAGCTGCCGGGGCGCAACGTGCAGGTTCGGGTATGGAAGGTGCACGTAGGTCACGTCACGATCTATCTGCTCGACACCGATCACGAAGACAACAGCGCCGAGGACCGCAATATCACGCACAGGCTCTATGGTGGCGATCGCAAAACGCGTATCGAGCAGGAGATCGTCCTCGGCATCGGCGGCGTCCGGGCGCTCGGGGCGATCGGACTCAAACCCACCGTCTGGCACATCAACGAAGGGCATCCCGCCTTCTTGATTCTCGAGCGCGCGCGGGCCCTCGTCCAGCAGGGATTGGCTTTCGATGCAGCGCTGGAAGCGGTGGCCGCCAATACGGTGTTTACAACCCATACCCCGGTGCCGGCCGGGCACGACCATTTCGACGAACAAACCATCCGCACCTACCTCGGTCACGTGGAGAAAGACCTGGGCCTGCCCGTGGGCGACCTGATGGCGTTCGGACGCGTGGGTCAGAGCCATGAATTCAACATGACGGCGCTGGCAATCCGCGGCTCGCGCTTCCAGAACGGGGTCTCGCGGGTGCATGGGAGCGTTTCGTCGCGGATCTGCGCGCCGCTGTGGCCGGAGCTCGACCCGGAGGAAAACCCGATCGGCCACGTGACCAACGGAGTCCACGTACCGACTTTCCTGGCGCCGGACTGGGCCGACCAGTTCGAAAAGGTTCTCGGCTTTGACTGGCCCTCGCGCATGCTCGATCAAGCCTATTGGCATCAGATCGAGCAGATGCCGGACCACCTGTTCTGGAGCATTCGCCAGTCGCTGAAGACACAGATGCTGCACCTGGTGCGCCACCGGGTCACCCGCCAGCATTTCCGCAACCGGGGCTCGGAGGCGCACCTGGACCGGCTGCTGCGGCTGGCCGATCCCGCCAATCCGAACATCCTCACCATCGGTTTTGCGCGCCGCTTCGCCACCTACAAGCGCGCGCTGCTGCTGTTCGAGAACCTCGACTGGTTGCGGCAGATCGTCGAGGACCCGGCGAGGCCGGTTCTGTTCCTGTTTGCGGGCAAGGCCCATCCCGCGGACACGCCGGGACAGGACCTGATCCGTCGCCTCACGCAGGTCTGCAAGATGCCCGAGTTCGAAGGCAAGCTGCTGGTCATCGAAGACTACGACCTGCGCCTGGCGCGGCGCTTGGTCCGGGGCGTGGATGTGTGGCTGAACAATCCGCTCTACCCCATGGAAGCGAGCGGAACCTCGGGAATGAAGGCCGGCATCAACGGCGTGATCAATCTTTCCGTGCTCGACGGGTGGTGGGAGGAAGGCTACGACGGCACCAACGGCTGGGCGATCAAGCCGGTCTCGGAGCGCCTCGACGAAGCGCGGCGCAACTTCGAGGAGAGCCGCACGCTTTACGAGCTGCTGCAGGACCAGGTGATCCCGCTCTACTACAAGCGCTCGGACACCGGTTACTCGGTCGAGTGGGTGCGCATGGCGAAGCGCTCGATGGCTTCGCTGTTGCCGCGCTTCAACTCCATTCGCATGGTGAACGAGTACGTCTCCCGCTTCTATCTCCCGGCCGCGCGCCAAGGTCGGCGCTATGCCGAGTCCGCCTTCGAAGGCGCCCGCAGGATCGCCGAGTGGAAGGCGCGGGTGCGCCGCGCCTGGCCGAAAGTATCGCTCCGGCGTCTCGATTCAGCGCCCAAGAGGATGTCCTTCGGCGATTCGCTACGCTTCGAGGTCGCGGTAAACCTGGATGGACTGAGGCCCGAGGACGTCGCCGTCGAGCTGCTGATCTCGCGCCCCGCCGACGAACAGCACAAGGAGCGAGCCTACCGCTTCGAGGCGACCGGCATGCACACCGAGCAGGGTGAATACCGCTACGCGCTCGAGCTGCAGCCGGAGCTGTGCGGCAGGCTGGAGTACCGGATCCGTGTCTACCCGCACCACGAGTTGCTCACCCACCCCTTCGAGATGGGAATGATGCGCTGGCTCTGA
- a CDS encoding class I SAM-dependent methyltransferase, with product MADAGSGTGLLTRQLLDLGCQVFAIEPNASMRQAAEARLANDPRFVSVAAAAEATGLPGGSVDLVAAAQAFHWFDRARARMEFRRILKPPGWVALLWNYRIPDATPFLRGYEALLRNYCPDYSEILDRDRHRRDVEEFFGGGVTVATFDNPQELDWSGLEGRHLSQSYVPLKGPCFGPMMRELRQLFDTHHAAGRVVFEHETRVYLGTL from the coding sequence GTGGCCGACGCGGGTTCGGGCACCGGCCTGCTGACCCGGCAGTTGCTCGATCTCGGCTGTCAGGTGTTTGCCATCGAGCCCAACGCGTCAATGCGCCAGGCGGCCGAAGCGCGCCTCGCGAACGACCCGCGGTTCGTGAGTGTGGCCGCCGCAGCCGAGGCCACCGGTCTGCCCGGGGGCAGCGTGGATCTGGTTGCGGCGGCACAGGCCTTTCACTGGTTCGATCGCGCGCGAGCGCGGATGGAGTTCCGGCGCATTCTCAAGCCGCCAGGATGGGTGGCGCTGCTGTGGAACTACCGCATACCGGATGCCACGCCGTTCCTGCGCGGCTACGAAGCATTGCTGCGAAACTATTGCCCGGACTATAGCGAGATCCTGGATCGGGATCGACACCGCCGGGATGTCGAGGAGTTCTTCGGCGGCGGCGTCACGGTCGCAACGTTCGACAACCCGCAGGAACTCGACTGGTCCGGCTTGGAAGGGCGGCATCTGTCGCAGTCCTATGTGCCGCTGAAAGGGCCTTGCTTTGGGCCGATGATGCGCGAGCTGCGGCAATTGTTCGATACGCACCACGCGGCGGGCCGCGTCGTGTTCGAGCACGAGACCCGCGTCTATCTGGGAACGCTGTAA
- a CDS encoding helix-turn-helix domain-containing protein, which produces MQTLTKRISRGGPRVSAMVEDIVGCKWSLHVLGLVRRGVRRPGAMQKSVEGLTTKVLNERLRKLMRFGILEKRAYPEIPPRVEYHLTSFGRRFTRLLDDIERLQAGLDEEQR; this is translated from the coding sequence ATGCAGACGTTGACGAAAAGAATCTCGCGCGGCGGACCCCGGGTCTCGGCGATGGTCGAGGACATCGTGGGGTGCAAATGGTCGCTGCATGTCCTCGGACTGGTCAGGCGCGGCGTGCGTCGTCCGGGGGCGATGCAGAAGAGCGTGGAAGGGCTGACCACCAAGGTGCTCAACGAGCGTCTGCGCAAACTCATGCGCTTCGGCATCCTGGAGAAGCGCGCCTACCCCGAGATCCCGCCGCGCGTGGAGTATCACCTGACGTCGTTCGGGCGACGCTTCACCCGGCTGCTCGACGACATCGAGCGGCTGCAGGCCGGTCTGGACGAGGAGCAGCGCTGA
- a CDS encoding cytochrome P460 family protein — protein MRSFRLALCFLIPGLAQAADAPPVPYPEGYRDWRHVKSMVINPGHPLYDAFGGVHHLYANKKALAGYRSGKFPDGSVIVFDLLEARSQDNAVTEGPRKVLGVMYKDSRKYRDTGGWGFEGFKGDSRTERAVGANAAQACFGCHAAQKDRDYVFSATRD, from the coding sequence ATGAGATCATTCCGGCTGGCGCTCTGTTTCCTGATACCCGGCCTCGCGCAGGCGGCCGATGCGCCGCCCGTACCCTACCCGGAGGGCTACCGCGACTGGCGCCATGTCAAGAGCATGGTGATCAATCCGGGTCACCCGCTCTACGACGCGTTCGGCGGCGTCCACCATCTGTACGCCAACAAGAAGGCGCTGGCCGGCTACCGCAGCGGCAAGTTCCCGGATGGATCGGTCATCGTCTTCGACCTGCTCGAAGCCAGATCGCAAGACAACGCGGTGACCGAGGGACCACGCAAGGTGCTCGGCGTCATGTACAAGGACAGCCGCAAATACCGCGACACCGGTGGTTGGGGCTTCGAAGGCTTCAAGGGCGACAGCCGCACCGAGCGGGCGGTCGGTGCCAATGCGGCACAGGCCTGTTTCGGCTGCCACGCCGCACAGAAGGATCGCGACTACGTGTTCAGCGCGACGCGCGACTGA
- a CDS encoding heme-binding protein, whose translation MRTTLLSLSAAALFVSASASALEMRPVLTLDVAKKMAAACEAKARQEGWKMNIAILDAGGNLKHFVRMDDAFLKSIDIALLKAETSAGFPFSTKQIGEIAASRVPGIAHVPGIVTFEGGLPIKTAGGVHIGSIGVSGATAEQDGICAQAALDAVAGDLK comes from the coding sequence ATGAGAACGACCCTTCTGTCGCTGTCGGCTGCCGCCCTGTTCGTGTCGGCTTCGGCTTCAGCGCTCGAAATGCGTCCGGTCCTGACGCTCGACGTCGCCAAGAAGATGGCGGCCGCGTGCGAAGCCAAGGCGAGGCAGGAAGGCTGGAAGATGAACATCGCCATCCTGGATGCGGGCGGCAACCTGAAGCATTTCGTGCGCATGGACGATGCTTTCCTGAAGAGCATCGACATCGCGCTGCTCAAGGCCGAGACCTCGGCGGGATTCCCGTTCTCCACGAAGCAGATCGGCGAGATCGCCGCGAGCCGCGTGCCGGGAATCGCCCACGTTCCGGGCATCGTCACCTTCGAAGGAGGACTGCCGATCAAGACCGCCGGCGGCGTTCACATCGGCTCGATCGGTGTGTCGGGCGCCACTGCGGAACAGGATGGCATCTGCGCACAGGCTGCGCTCGATGCAGTAGCCGGCGACCTGAAGTAG
- a CDS encoding DUF1614 domain-containing protein translates to MFRSPLHFLVLVVALATLVLLVQFQVLTVAFEKLGLSEHSAYLLLMTTLAGSLVNLPLFTVDMEITPDPRLQPPAWLRVRPFGIPGKTIVAVNVGGAIVPIAFCLYLLMNRPVGAGPVLVCVTVVSAVAHVISRPIRGLGIGMPILIAPIAAAAIAAVIGAPETRAPLAYIGGTLGVLIGADLLRLKDIRRLGAPVASIGGAGSFDGIFVTGILAVLLA, encoded by the coding sequence ATGTTCAGATCCCCCCTCCATTTCCTCGTCCTGGTCGTCGCGCTGGCCACGCTGGTGCTGCTGGTGCAGTTCCAGGTGCTCACCGTCGCCTTCGAGAAGCTGGGGCTTTCCGAGCATTCGGCCTACCTGCTGCTCATGACCACGCTGGCCGGCAGCCTCGTGAACCTGCCGCTGTTCACCGTCGACATGGAAATCACTCCGGACCCGCGGCTTCAGCCGCCCGCGTGGCTTCGTGTGCGGCCGTTCGGCATTCCGGGAAAGACCATCGTCGCGGTGAACGTCGGAGGCGCGATCGTTCCGATCGCCTTTTGTCTATATCTGCTCATGAACCGTCCGGTGGGCGCCGGTCCCGTGCTCGTCTGCGTGACCGTCGTGTCCGCGGTGGCCCACGTGATCAGCCGGCCCATCCGCGGTCTCGGAATCGGCATGCCGATCCTGATCGCGCCGATCGCCGCTGCGGCCATCGCAGCCGTGATCGGCGCGCCCGAGACGCGCGCGCCGCTGGCTTATATCGGTGGAACGCTGGGCGTGCTGATCGGAGCGGACCTGCTGCGCTTGAAGGACATCCGCAGACTCGGCGCACCGGTCGCGTCGATCGGCGGCGCGGGTTCCTTCGACGGCATCTTCGTCACCGGCATTCTCGCCGTGCTGCTTGCTTGA
- the larB gene encoding nickel pincer cofactor biosynthesis protein LarB, which translates to MTLHKDVMLDFAREARTGLNEAIFCAGKTVGHIEEILRQVQARGAHVLLTRLSAEQHALLPEALRARTDYCPISRTGFFGGTHEAAATTSVAVVAAGTSDVHVAREAARTLRYYGEPAVEITDVGVAGLWRLLERVEEIRRMRVVIAVAGMDAALPTVIGGLVSAPVIGVPTSVGYGAAEGGNTALKAMLASCAPGLLVTNIDNGYGAACAALRILRGLAKQP; encoded by the coding sequence ATGACGCTGCACAAGGACGTGATGCTCGACTTCGCCCGGGAGGCCCGTACCGGGCTGAACGAGGCGATTTTCTGCGCCGGCAAGACCGTCGGCCACATCGAGGAGATCCTGCGCCAGGTGCAGGCGCGTGGCGCGCACGTGCTGCTGACCCGTCTGTCCGCCGAGCAGCACGCGCTGCTGCCCGAAGCGCTGCGGGCTCGCACCGACTACTGCCCGATCTCGCGCACCGGATTCTTCGGTGGGACGCACGAAGCCGCTGCCACCACGTCGGTGGCCGTAGTGGCGGCGGGGACGTCCGATGTTCACGTGGCGCGCGAGGCGGCGCGCACCCTGCGTTACTACGGCGAGCCCGCCGTGGAGATCACCGACGTCGGCGTGGCCGGGTTGTGGCGCCTGCTGGAGCGCGTCGAGGAAATCCGCAGGATGAGGGTCGTGATCGCGGTCGCCGGGATGGATGCGGCGCTGCCGACCGTGATCGGTGGTCTGGTGTCCGCGCCGGTGATCGGCGTTCCCACCTCGGTGGGCTATGGCGCGGCGGAAGGCGGGAACACGGCGCTCAAGGCGATGCTCGCGAGCTGCGCGCCGGGGCTGCTGGTCACCAACATCGACAACGGCTACGGCGCCGCCTGCGCCGCGTTGCGCATTCTTCGCGGTTTGGCGAAGCAGCCCTGA
- a CDS encoding LarC family nickel insertion protein — MHFHLDALGGVAGDMFIAAVLDAFPQLREGMFAAIRAAGVPADIELSVVGHADDALTGARFVVEEGAHRGAARHRHTAFREIRAMLERAPLDPAVGRRAVEIFTMLAEVEGRVHGVPADEVSFHELGEWDSIADIVGAAYLIEQLQPATWSVGPLPQGSGGIETAHGWLPVPTPATVLLLEGFELVQDEIAGERVTPTGAAILRHLRANVARDRASRRLVASGTGFGAKRFPGLSNCLRLLAFEETRRLTDSDRVAQLAFEVDDQTPEDLAIALDRLRAHPCVLDVLQLPAFGKKGRVAAHIQILADPDEVEQVIEACFTETTTLGVRYQILERRKLKRSQRTVEAAGRKIRVKVAQRPQAPTAKAEADDLLNLSGGKSERERLRRAAESAALDEDE; from the coding sequence ATGCACTTTCATCTGGACGCGCTGGGCGGCGTAGCCGGCGACATGTTCATCGCGGCGGTGCTGGACGCGTTTCCGCAGCTGCGCGAGGGCATGTTCGCGGCGATCCGCGCCGCCGGCGTGCCTGCCGACATCGAACTGTCGGTGGTCGGGCACGCCGATGATGCGCTGACCGGCGCGCGTTTCGTGGTCGAGGAAGGCGCTCACCGCGGTGCGGCGCGCCACCGCCATACGGCGTTCCGCGAGATCCGCGCCATGCTCGAGCGGGCGCCGCTCGATCCGGCCGTAGGCCGGCGCGCGGTGGAGATTTTCACGATGCTCGCCGAAGTGGAAGGCAGGGTCCATGGTGTGCCGGCCGACGAAGTGAGCTTCCACGAGCTGGGCGAATGGGACTCGATCGCCGACATCGTCGGCGCGGCCTATCTGATCGAGCAGCTTCAGCCTGCGACCTGGTCGGTGGGCCCGCTCCCGCAGGGCAGCGGCGGCATCGAAACCGCGCACGGCTGGCTGCCGGTACCCACTCCGGCCACCGTCCTTCTGCTGGAGGGCTTCGAGCTGGTGCAGGATGAAATCGCCGGAGAGCGGGTCACCCCGACCGGCGCCGCCATCCTGCGCCATCTTCGGGCCAATGTTGCGCGCGATCGGGCTTCGCGCAGGCTCGTGGCCAGCGGAACCGGGTTCGGCGCCAAGCGCTTTCCCGGACTGTCCAATTGCCTGCGATTGCTCGCCTTCGAGGAGACGCGCAGGCTCACCGACAGCGACCGCGTGGCCCAGCTCGCGTTCGAAGTGGACGATCAGACCCCCGAAGATCTCGCAATCGCGCTCGACAGGCTCCGGGCGCATCCCTGCGTGCTCGACGTGCTGCAGCTTCCGGCGTTCGGCAAAAAAGGCCGTGTCGCCGCGCACATCCAGATCCTCGCCGACCCGGACGAGGTGGAGCAGGTCATCGAAGCGTGCTTCACCGAGACCACCACGCTGGGCGTGCGCTACCAGATCCTGGAGCGCCGGAAGCTCAAGCGCAGCCAGCGGACGGTGGAGGCGGCGGGGCGCAAGATCCGCGTCAAGGTCGCGCAGCGGCCGCAGGCGCCCACGGCCAAGGCCGAGGCCGACGATCTGCTCAACCTGAGCGGCGGGAAGTCGGAACGCGAGCGCCTGCGCCGCGCGGCCGAGTCGGCAGCGCTGGACGAGGACGAGTAA